A genomic segment from Nitrospirota bacterium encodes:
- the miaA gene encoding tRNA (adenosine(37)-N6)-dimethylallyltransferase MiaA, producing the protein MEQDGGKKRVIIITGPTGVGKTGFSLLLAEALRTEIISADSMQIYRGMDLGTAKPSPEQKARVRHHMIDIVDPSETYSAGRYLRDVSPLIKGLHSRGKLPIVIGGTGLYIKTLTRGLFSAPEADPELRAALLRLESRIPGRLYQELLKIDPQRACTIEPADKRRIIRALEVSLKAGRPISELQREFTSPLPYEYIKIGLTRDRKELYRLIEERVEEMFARGLVDEVARLLGMNPSETPLQAIGYKEVLGYLRGKLGLDETKLIVKRATKRYAKRQSTWFKKEEGIQWVDITGLFSPEEVFEKVERETGTINRFPLPGVSRNWVSHE; encoded by the coding sequence ATGGAACAGGATGGTGGAAAAAAGAGGGTGATCATAATCACCGGTCCTACGGGAGTGGGCAAGACAGGCTTTTCACTGCTCTTGGCTGAGGCACTCCGGACAGAGATTATAAGCGCTGATTCAATGCAGATTTACAGGGGAATGGACCTTGGTACTGCAAAGCCTTCCCCGGAACAGAAAGCGCGGGTCAGACATCATATGATAGACATTGTTGATCCCTCAGAGACCTATAGTGCAGGCAGGTATTTGAGGGACGTCTCCCCCCTGATCAAAGGGCTTCACAGCAGGGGAAAGCTCCCGATTGTTATTGGCGGCACAGGGCTTTACATAAAGACCCTTACAAGAGGGCTATTTTCTGCACCGGAAGCTGATCCTGAGTTAAGGGCTGCCTTGCTCAGGCTTGAGAGCAGGATTCCGGGGAGACTGTATCAGGAGCTGTTGAAGATAGACCCTCAGCGGGCCTGCACTATTGAGCCTGCAGACAAGAGAAGGATTATCCGTGCCCTTGAGGTCTCCTTAAAGGCTGGCAGACCTATATCCGAGCTCCAGAGGGAGTTTACCTCTCCCCTGCCCTACGAGTATATAAAGATAGGGCTTACGAGGGACAGAAAGGAGCTTTACAGGTTGATTGAGGAGAGGGTTGAAGAGATGTTTGCCCGCGGATTGGTTGATGAGGTTGCAAGGCTCCTCGGAATGAATCCCTCGGAGACCCCACTTCAGGCTATCGGGTATAAGGAGGTTTTAGGATACCTGAGGGGGAAGCTGGGGCTTGATGAAACGAAACTGATTGTAAAGCGTGCAACAAAGAGGTATGCAAAGAGACAGTCTACATGGTTTAAAAAGGAAGAAGGTATCCAGTGGGTAGATATAACCGGCCTGTTTTCGCCCGAAGAGGTTTTTGAGAAGGTGGAGAGAGAGACCGGGACAATTAACCGTTTTCCTCTGCCTGGAGTGTCCCGCAATTGGGTCAGTCACGAATAG
- a CDS encoding OsmC family protein — protein sequence MSNAEEIETLENSLEGYKEKVAPVTKATLTWDKDLIFVGRTQRGYEIDFDARVEWGCMPTESLLLSLAGCMGIDMVSFLQKMKCRIESFKIDLEGERNPTPPQYFKTIRMTVHLSGDGITEKKVQRAISLSHEKYCSVYHTLREDLKVFVDYRINETK from the coding sequence ATGAGTAATGCCGAGGAGATCGAGACACTTGAGAATTCACTGGAAGGGTACAAGGAGAAGGTTGCCCCGGTTACAAAGGCAACTCTCACCTGGGACAAGGACCTTATCTTTGTCGGAAGAACCCAGCGGGGCTATGAGATAGATTTTGACGCCAGGGTAGAGTGGGGCTGCATGCCTACAGAGAGTCTGCTGCTGAGCCTTGCCGGCTGTATGGGCATTGACATGGTCTCTTTTCTCCAGAAGATGAAGTGCAGGATTGAAAGCTTCAAGATCGACCTGGAGGGAGAGAGAAACCCAACCCCGCCTCAGTACTTCAAGACAATCAGGATGACTGTTCACCTGTCAGGGGATGGCATAACAGAGAAAAAGGTGCAGAGGGCGATCTCTTTATCCCATGAAAAGTATTGTTCCGTCTATCATACACTAAGGGAAGACCTGAAGGTCTTCGTGGATTACAGAATTAATGAAACCAAATGA
- the radC gene encoding DNA repair protein RadC, with amino-acid sequence MKPNDSPSHYLGHRSRLQKRFVENGIKGLQDYEALELLLTYGVARKDRKAVAKALLKRFDGISGVFGAEIHELKEIDGVGEKTAILINLMQSLMELCVKERTFHKAKISSPEAVVEYCRVSMGWLRDEQFRVIYLNSQNEVLSEEVIQEGTVDQAVVYPRKVLEYALKHKAVSIILVHNHPGGLLKPSRSDIELTKRLKNTSEEMGIRVHDHFIITRDGHFSFYENGLL; translated from the coding sequence ATGAAACCAAATGACAGCCCCTCCCATTATCTCGGACACAGGAGTCGCCTCCAGAAGAGATTCGTTGAAAACGGCATAAAGGGCCTTCAGGACTACGAGGCCCTTGAGTTGCTGCTCACCTATGGTGTTGCACGGAAGGACAGAAAAGCTGTTGCAAAGGCACTTCTGAAAAGGTTTGACGGGATATCCGGGGTTTTCGGGGCAGAGATTCACGAGCTTAAAGAGATTGACGGAGTAGGAGAGAAGACCGCAATTCTTATAAATCTCATGCAGTCACTTATGGAACTCTGTGTAAAGGAGCGGACATTTCACAAAGCAAAGATATCTTCTCCGGAGGCAGTGGTAGAGTATTGCAGGGTCTCAATGGGGTGGCTGAGGGATGAGCAGTTCAGGGTCATTTATCTAAACTCACAGAATGAAGTCCTGTCGGAAGAGGTTATTCAGGAGGGAACGGTTGACCAGGCTGTTGTATATCCGAGAAAGGTACTGGAATACGCCCTGAAACACAAGGCCGTCAGCATTATACTCGTACATAATCATCCGGGAGGTCTTCTGAAACCATCAAGGAGTGATATCGAACTGACAAAACGCCTTAAGAACACATCCGAGGAGATGGGGATCAGGGTCCACGACCACTTTATTATTACACGAGACGGACACTTCAGTTTTTATGAAAACGGCCTGCTGTAG